A single genomic interval of uncultured Sphaerochaeta sp. harbors:
- the cytX gene encoding putative hydroxymethylpyrimidine transporter CytX, giving the protein MSNNSPSKGFSNRSLFLIWAGAAISVAEMLSGSVLAPLGMSSGLLAILLGHVIGGVLLYLAAAMSSSLRASAMESTRYSFGIYGSYVFSGFNILQLVGWTSIMMLQGSRILDQITISLYGYSNPNLWMIGIALCISIWLLFISHQHAQLNGLVVVLLLLLSLVMGYRLIRDLSINTLEGVWPTVTFWQGVEVNIAMCLSWLPLIGDYTQHARQTRRGPFWSAVGYSVVGSCMFALGLGLSLATGSSDIALMLTLSGIGMASLFIVFFSTVTTTYLDVYSASDSFINIWPLNHGKVLSLFFTFISLIIALLLPMDSIEPFLYLIGAIFSPLYALLFVDYFILHRPTTQSTRWNLTNMTLWVLGVVLYFLMQSFLIDVSNSLLIFLIVGGISVLIKRRQKHV; this is encoded by the coding sequence ATGTCAAATAATTCTCCTTCTAAAGGGTTTTCGAACCGTTCATTGTTCCTCATTTGGGCAGGGGCAGCAATTTCGGTTGCCGAAATGCTTTCGGGAAGTGTTCTAGCTCCCCTCGGCATGTCATCCGGACTGTTGGCAATCCTCCTGGGGCACGTCATCGGGGGTGTCCTGTTATACCTTGCGGCAGCCATGAGCAGCTCCTTGCGAGCTTCTGCGATGGAGTCAACACGATATTCATTTGGAATCTACGGATCATATGTTTTCTCAGGTTTCAATATTCTCCAGTTGGTTGGATGGACATCCATCATGATGCTGCAGGGCTCACGCATCCTTGACCAGATAACCATATCACTGTATGGATACAGCAATCCCAACCTCTGGATGATCGGGATTGCCCTGTGCATTTCCATCTGGTTGTTGTTCATATCCCACCAACATGCACAACTCAATGGTCTGGTGGTGGTTTTATTGCTGCTGTTGAGCCTTGTGATGGGATATCGCCTCATACGTGATCTTTCCATCAATACATTAGAAGGAGTATGGCCGACGGTTACCTTTTGGCAGGGAGTAGAGGTGAATATCGCAATGTGTCTCTCTTGGCTACCCTTGATAGGAGATTACACCCAACATGCCAGGCAGACGAGAAGGGGGCCGTTTTGGAGCGCCGTTGGATATTCGGTTGTAGGAAGCTGTATGTTTGCATTGGGGTTGGGGTTATCCCTTGCTACCGGGAGTTCTGATATTGCATTGATGTTGACCCTCTCCGGAATTGGGATGGCTTCACTTTTTATTGTATTCTTTTCGACCGTAACCACTACCTACCTGGATGTATATTCAGCGAGTGATAGTTTCATAAATATCTGGCCGTTGAATCACGGAAAGGTGCTTTCCTTGTTCTTTACGTTCATCAGCCTGATCATCGCCCTCCTGTTACCGATGGATTCCATTGAACCGTTTCTATATCTCATTGGAGCCATCTTCTCTCCCCTGTATGCATTGTTGTTCGTCGATTACTTCATTCTCCACAGACCTACTACACAGTCAACTCGCTGGAATCTAACAAACATGACGCTATGGGTCCTTGGTGTGGTGCTGTACTTCCTGATGCAGTCTTTCCTCATTGATGTAAGTAATTCCCTGCTCATATTCCTTATTGTTGGTGGCATCAGTGTACTCATCAAAAGGAGGCAAAAGCATGTGTAA
- the thiE gene encoding thiamine phosphate synthase: MCKVNYALYMVTDRTLMRTKSWEVCVEQALDGGVTMVQLREKHLDTEAFIMLGKRIKRICDAYEVPLVINDRLDVALGVDAFGLHIGQQDLSVSEARAKLGPNRLLGVSVTTVAQAIKAQADGADYLGVGAMFATQTKQDASYVSLQTLAAIRKAVHLPIVTIGGMNKETIPLCAPFGIQGFAVVSALVNQSDVFLAAKELRRCSEAYVHPIPPVINVT; the protein is encoded by the coding sequence ATGTGTAAGGTAAACTATGCCTTGTATATGGTGACCGATCGGACACTCATGAGGACCAAGTCATGGGAAGTGTGTGTTGAACAAGCGCTTGATGGTGGTGTCACGATGGTGCAATTACGGGAAAAACATCTAGATACCGAAGCCTTCATCATGTTGGGAAAACGAATCAAGCGGATCTGCGATGCATACGAAGTCCCTCTGGTAATCAATGACCGGCTGGATGTTGCTCTAGGGGTGGATGCTTTTGGATTACATATTGGTCAGCAGGACCTGTCGGTCTCTGAGGCACGTGCAAAACTGGGCCCAAACCGCTTGCTGGGTGTCTCTGTTACAACCGTGGCCCAGGCTATAAAAGCCCAAGCTGATGGAGCGGACTATTTGGGAGTTGGAGCCATGTTTGCAACCCAAACCAAACAGGATGCATCGTATGTTTCTCTCCAAACATTGGCAGCAATACGCAAGGCGGTGCATTTACCAATCGTGACCATCGGTGGCATGAACAAGGAGACCATCCCGTTGTGTGCTCCATTTGGTATACAAGGGTTTGCTGTAGTTTCAGCGCTTGTCAACCAATCTGACGTCTTCCTTGCTGCCAAGGAACTGAGACGATGCTCAGAAGCGTATGTTCATCCTATTCCTCCTGTAATAAATGTGACCTGA
- a CDS encoding EAL domain-containing protein encodes MSAEQTGLIVQLTQIVLAKVCRFIKQFPEDDTPFSHIAMNLSGEDFESKTLGKILLNIIENEGVNPKQIGFEITESVVLQSYDTVSDVMIELSLKKITFALDDFGTGYSNLRALIDLPYDYVKFDKSVIHAAENNPSMLSLLTEMLHKMGKCVIAEGVETKEQLALIRSVGIERVQGYYFSKPLEEEIFHNLVVKARKD; translated from the coding sequence TTGAGTGCAGAACAGACTGGACTGATCGTTCAACTCACTCAGATTGTACTCGCTAAAGTTTGTAGATTTATCAAACAATTTCCTGAAGACGATACACCATTCAGCCATATAGCCATGAATCTTTCCGGAGAAGATTTTGAATCGAAAACCCTAGGGAAAATACTTTTGAATATTATTGAAAATGAAGGGGTCAATCCAAAGCAAATAGGGTTTGAGATTACCGAATCAGTGGTCCTTCAATCATATGATACTGTTTCAGATGTTATGATTGAATTATCATTGAAAAAGATTACTTTCGCTCTGGATGATTTTGGAACAGGGTATTCAAATCTCCGTGCGTTGATTGATCTTCCTTATGATTATGTAAAATTTGATAAAAGCGTCATTCATGCCGCCGAGAATAATCCTTCCATGTTATCCTTATTGACTGAGATGCTCCATAAGATGGGTAAGTGTGTGATTGCAGAAGGTGTTGAAACAAAGGAACAATTAGCCTTGATCAGGAGTGTCGGTATTGAGAGGGTACAAGGTTATTATTTCTCAAAACCATTAGAAGAAGAAATTTTTCATAATCTGGTTGTAAAAGCACGAAAGGATTAA
- a CDS encoding IS1634 family transposase produces the protein MKDTNTKPMKIIRVTNKKNGVTYLYEDQAFWNSEKKRGEHKRKCIGRLGPDGSEIYNDFYLAREEAVKAENPLVSKTTLMGQNLILDKVVKDVGIKGVLKEAFGSDDADAILQLARYSVCEGKALSRAEDWLNDRGFNGRALCSQRISELLASLSDDRRNTFFKLWINKQAKKKALLFDITSISSYGKNNTYVERGYNRDHENLRQINLGLLSAHSSNVPLWYSELPGSMADSIVLAHVLGSLEKLDVKDINLVGDRGFYSEANLRNIAGKGQKFTIPVPSSLKWQKELIDKVRDSIRRPANIIRNPEDDKSYIYGLTDYKTESYGRTWRHVYFDPVRKEQDIASLMLKLRKCEEELASGDTFEKHKNLYDTYFTVKETPKRGRKVSLNEQAVNAYINGYSGFWIILTNAEKDASKALGHYNRRCDIEFHFDDMKNLLDCNRLNVHGEKTMKGRLFVNFITLILLNELRGKVSAIKPRDRKYWDLKDMLSKVATYSRIHFTGTYKDLWTVPTKAQRLVFDLLKIKYHWKGETMNVEELNKAIDDDEQEDEET, from the coding sequence ATGAAAGATACCAATACAAAACCGATGAAAATCATCCGTGTCACCAACAAGAAGAACGGTGTCACCTACCTCTACGAGGACCAGGCCTTCTGGAACAGCGAGAAGAAGCGCGGCGAGCACAAGCGCAAGTGTATCGGCCGCCTCGGGCCTGACGGAAGCGAGATATACAACGATTTCTACTTGGCCAGGGAGGAAGCCGTTAAGGCCGAGAATCCGCTTGTCTCGAAAACCACCCTGATGGGACAGAACCTCATCCTGGACAAGGTGGTCAAGGACGTCGGCATCAAGGGGGTACTCAAGGAAGCATTCGGAAGCGATGACGCCGATGCCATCCTCCAGCTTGCAAGGTACAGCGTCTGCGAGGGAAAGGCCCTCAGCAGAGCCGAGGACTGGCTGAATGACCGCGGCTTCAACGGCAGGGCCCTTTGCTCGCAGCGCATCAGCGAGCTGCTTGCCTCCCTGTCCGATGACAGGCGCAACACCTTCTTCAAGCTTTGGATCAACAAGCAGGCGAAGAAAAAGGCACTGTTGTTCGATATAACCTCGATTTCGTCCTATGGGAAAAACAATACCTATGTGGAACGAGGGTACAACCGGGACCACGAGAACCTGAGACAGATCAATCTAGGACTGCTCAGTGCACACTCGTCGAACGTCCCTCTCTGGTATTCGGAGCTGCCCGGAAGCATGGCGGACTCCATCGTGCTTGCCCATGTGCTGGGCAGCCTGGAAAAGCTCGATGTGAAGGACATCAACCTGGTGGGGGACCGGGGGTTCTACAGCGAGGCGAACCTCAGGAACATAGCAGGGAAGGGGCAGAAGTTCACCATCCCCGTACCCTCCAGCCTCAAGTGGCAGAAGGAATTGATCGACAAGGTCAGGGACTCAATCCGGAGACCCGCCAACATCATCCGCAATCCCGAGGACGACAAGTCCTACATCTATGGCCTCACCGACTACAAGACCGAGTCCTACGGCAGGACCTGGAGGCATGTCTACTTCGACCCCGTCAGGAAGGAGCAGGACATCGCATCGCTGATGCTCAAGCTGAGAAAGTGCGAGGAGGAGCTTGCAAGCGGGGATACCTTCGAGAAGCACAAGAACCTGTACGACACCTACTTCACTGTCAAGGAGACCCCCAAGAGGGGAAGGAAAGTCAGCCTGAACGAACAGGCCGTCAATGCCTACATCAACGGCTACAGCGGGTTCTGGATCATCCTCACCAATGCGGAGAAAGATGCATCGAAGGCCCTGGGACACTACAACCGCAGGTGCGACATCGAGTTCCACTTCGACGACATGAAGAACCTGTTGGACTGCAACAGGCTCAATGTCCATGGTGAGAAAACCATGAAAGGGAGGCTGTTCGTCAACTTCATCACCCTCATCCTGCTCAATGAGCTGAGAGGCAAGGTCTCGGCCATCAAGCCCAGGGACAGGAAGTACTGGGACCTGAAGGACATGCTGAGCAAGGTGGCAACCTATTCCAGAATCCACTTCACCGGCACCTACAAGGACCTGTGGACGGTGCCGACCAAGGCACAGAGGCTGGTCTTCGACCTCCTGAAGATAAAGTACCATTGGAAGGGAGAGACAATGAATGTCGAGGAGCTCAACAAGGCTATAGATGATGATGAACAGGAAGACGAGGAGACCTAG
- a CDS encoding diguanylate cyclase: protein MHYFEATLLSIVLMLAILVDVLRFPLIKKDRGSRFFAELTIAYSIYLVITIFICLGREGIVLYPIPINRILWTLHYLSFPLLLGMWMHFNALNVIDNEKLVNLLSLIHAIPLAVLTMIALLDISRQQFYPFNAAYEHMLPTPGTTYMLILSLFFCLAMLLPTLGHRKELPGSFLFISMLLPVAFTTSFIAFYVTHTHVMFTMVNSFMMVLYYLIGQRDSVRTDPLTGLPSYTLLKRKMIRIFRFRSPYAVILLDIENFRYFNSRYGQFIGDQMLIELADYLRTLANANEVFRISNDQFCLCFPATKEETALSITNQIENRLNQPWILNERSVHIQVNMAIISIPQQAETLEEFKQAVNQLLLEIKTVHSKSLIVYTRESMIDHERKLNIISALRESIKFPDQVVVHYQPIYDAKTEQLVSAEALMRIHDRHLGFLQPDEFISLAELKFPS, encoded by the coding sequence ATGCATTATTTTGAAGCCACCTTGCTTTCCATTGTTCTCATGCTGGCTATTCTAGTAGATGTCCTAAGATTTCCTTTGATAAAGAAGGACAGAGGGAGCCGCTTTTTTGCAGAATTGACGATAGCCTACTCAATATATCTTGTTATTACTATATTCATCTGTCTCGGGAGAGAGGGTATCGTACTATATCCAATACCCATTAACAGAATCTTATGGACATTGCATTATCTTTCTTTCCCTTTGTTGTTGGGGATGTGGATGCATTTCAATGCTCTCAATGTCATTGACAATGAGAAGCTTGTGAACCTTCTCTCGCTGATTCATGCTATTCCGCTTGCAGTACTGACTATGATTGCCCTTCTTGACATATCGAGACAGCAATTTTACCCGTTTAATGCTGCCTATGAACACATGTTGCCCACACCGGGAACCACTTACATGCTTATTCTTTCCTTATTCTTTTGTTTGGCAATGCTCCTACCTACATTAGGGCATCGAAAAGAACTACCTGGATCATTCTTATTTATTTCTATGCTCTTGCCAGTGGCCTTTACAACGTCGTTCATCGCATTCTATGTTACACACACCCATGTCATGTTTACGATGGTAAATTCCTTTATGATGGTTCTCTATTACCTAATTGGTCAAAGAGATTCAGTACGGACCGACCCCTTAACCGGGTTGCCTTCGTATACGCTTCTCAAACGAAAAATGATCCGTATATTCCGTTTTCGTTCTCCATATGCGGTAATTCTTCTTGACATCGAAAACTTCAGATATTTCAACTCCCGCTATGGCCAATTCATTGGAGACCAGATGCTTATTGAACTGGCAGACTATCTGCGAACTCTTGCAAATGCAAATGAGGTATTTAGAATTTCCAATGACCAATTCTGTCTCTGCTTTCCTGCCACTAAAGAAGAAACTGCCCTATCGATTACCAATCAAATAGAAAACAGATTGAATCAACCCTGGATACTTAACGAGAGATCGGTGCATATCCAAGTAAATATGGCGATAATCAGTATCCCTCAACAAGCGGAGACCTTGGAAGAGTTCAAACAAGCAGTCAACCAATTACTGCTCGAAATCAAGACAGTTCACAGCAAGTCTCTCATTGTTTATACCCGTGAAAGCATGATCGATCATGAGCGTAAATTAAATATTATCTCCGCCTTACGTGAATCTATAAAATTTCCAGATCAGGTCGTAGTGCACTATCAACCAATCTATGACGCAAAAACAGAACAACTCGTTTCGGCAGAAGCATTGATGAGAATACATGATCGTCACCTGGGATTCTTACAACCCGATGAGTTTATTTCGCTTGCAGAACTCAAATTCCCGTCCTAA
- a CDS encoding ABC-F family ATP-binding cassette domain-containing protein, translating to MNVLSLESVSKTLKDEPLFQDVSFGLEEGDHVALIGRNGEGKSTFLKILAGQVVPDSGTIAMKNGTDLVMLEQGVQFREKETVSSYLLQGSGIRIATWNAYQHALSHPEDEANLIRQSELMESHDGWNLQSDYTSLLGELGLYDLLDSPMATLSGGMQKKVAIARALASRPTMLLLDEPTNHLDIQTIEWLESYLKGSPATIILVTHDRYFLDTVCRAILELDGGQMYLHPGSFADYLARREQRIERLQKEQDRLSTILRRELAWLRRGPKARTGKDSGRKDRIEAMLANQAVVGDQAQKSFQSASRRLGKKILEAKHLSKTFGEDTVISDFSFSFTKGKKIGVVGPNGSGKTTLLDLLCAHLPSDSGSLDIGVNTMFAYYDQTGRNLESGKTILEYVEEIATQVVLGPSEVVSAAKFLELFGFPTSMHRSTIATLSGGEKRRLYLVSRLLSNPNFLMLDEPTNDLDLPTMENLEQYIQDFEGCVLIVSHDRAFLDLTCDELFVLEEGGTVRYEAQRYSQWRERAQSIPLKQREEPEAPLQKVPRRSEQKGLSYRERQEFEALEEKMSILSERIDTLEASFSHAETTEDGTLAERTETYHDLREELDMAEQRWLELAEKL from the coding sequence ATGAATGTACTCTCATTGGAATCGGTCTCAAAGACCCTCAAAGACGAACCACTGTTTCAAGATGTCAGTTTTGGATTGGAAGAGGGAGACCATGTTGCCCTGATCGGTCGAAACGGAGAAGGAAAATCCACCTTTCTCAAGATACTCGCAGGACAGGTTGTCCCAGATAGCGGAACCATCGCTATGAAAAACGGCACTGACCTGGTTATGTTGGAACAGGGAGTACAATTCAGGGAGAAGGAAACAGTTTCATCCTATCTCCTGCAAGGAAGCGGGATAAGGATCGCCACCTGGAATGCATATCAGCATGCCCTTTCCCATCCAGAGGATGAAGCTAACCTGATCAGACAGAGCGAATTAATGGAAAGCCATGATGGGTGGAATCTCCAGAGTGACTATACATCCCTTCTTGGTGAGCTTGGGCTCTACGATCTTTTGGACTCCCCTATGGCAACGCTCTCCGGAGGCATGCAGAAGAAGGTAGCTATCGCAAGGGCGCTCGCTTCCCGCCCTACCATGTTGCTTCTCGATGAGCCGACCAACCACCTCGACATTCAAACCATTGAATGGTTGGAGTCCTACCTGAAAGGTAGTCCTGCCACCATCATACTGGTCACCCATGACCGGTATTTTCTCGATACTGTCTGCAGAGCAATTCTTGAGTTGGATGGGGGACAGATGTATCTCCATCCTGGTTCCTTCGCCGATTACCTCGCTCGGCGAGAACAGCGCATCGAGAGACTACAAAAGGAACAGGATAGGCTGAGTACCATCCTCAGGAGAGAGCTTGCCTGGCTTAGGCGTGGGCCAAAAGCCCGTACGGGAAAGGATAGCGGCAGAAAGGACCGCATTGAGGCAATGCTGGCAAACCAAGCTGTCGTAGGCGACCAGGCACAAAAATCCTTTCAGTCAGCAAGCAGAAGATTGGGGAAAAAGATTCTTGAAGCCAAACATCTCAGCAAGACTTTTGGAGAAGATACCGTCATCTCTGATTTCTCATTTTCCTTTACCAAAGGAAAGAAGATCGGGGTGGTGGGTCCGAATGGCAGCGGCAAGACCACCCTACTGGATCTGCTTTGCGCTCACCTCCCCAGTGACAGTGGTTCACTTGATATTGGGGTAAATACCATGTTCGCTTACTACGACCAGACTGGTAGAAATCTTGAAAGTGGAAAAACCATTCTTGAGTATGTGGAAGAAATCGCAACCCAGGTGGTGCTGGGTCCCTCGGAGGTTGTAAGTGCTGCTAAGTTCCTTGAGCTCTTTGGATTCCCCACATCCATGCACAGAAGCACGATCGCGACCTTATCCGGAGGAGAAAAGAGAAGACTTTACCTGGTCTCCCGCCTTCTTTCCAATCCAAACTTCCTGATGCTCGATGAACCGACCAACGACCTCGACCTCCCCACCATGGAGAACCTCGAACAGTACATCCAGGATTTTGAGGGATGTGTGCTCATCGTCTCCCACGACCGAGCATTCCTGGACCTTACCTGTGACGAACTCTTCGTGCTCGAGGAAGGAGGCACAGTGCGCTATGAGGCTCAGCGTTACAGTCAGTGGAGAGAGCGAGCACAAAGCATTCCATTAAAACAGAGAGAGGAGCCGGAGGCACCGCTGCAGAAAGTGCCAAGGCGGTCAGAGCAGAAAGGACTCTCCTACCGAGAGAGGCAGGAGTTTGAGGCACTTGAGGAGAAAATGAGTATACTCTCTGAGCGTATCGATACCTTGGAAGCAAGCTTCTCGCATGCTGAGACCACAGAGGACGGAACCCTTGCAGAGAGAACCGAAACATATCATGACCTGCGAGAAGAACTCGACATGGCAGAACAAAGGTGGTTGGAACTTGCGGAAAAACTCTAG
- a CDS encoding DMT family transporter, with translation MDSNLLLGQLLALVTAACWAQNSIIYRHLGKQVGSDAVAHIRMWLALPAIILLTYLMEGMWFPLHLSPQTYFFILASGAIGYFVTDKLLFQAYILLGSRESMVIMTLSPVVTAIFGFFLFAERLNGIQVLGILTTILGVLLMVLLDRKPVLAQQEQKDRSTGLLFAILASVLQSVSFLMAKFAMDETGPVATNLLRNIGGLSIFIIYNFFFKKNGKKHLALLKKPRLFLILLFAALAGPVLGMTTQMKAFTLAPVGIVTTITQITPILLLPFDRFILHKKLSLPSLGGTFLSIAGVAVLFLAA, from the coding sequence ATGGATAGCAATCTTCTACTCGGGCAGTTGCTTGCCCTCGTCACTGCTGCTTGTTGGGCTCAGAATTCCATCATTTACCGCCATCTGGGAAAGCAGGTCGGTTCTGATGCAGTAGCGCATATCCGCATGTGGCTTGCCCTCCCTGCCATCATCCTTCTGACCTATCTTATGGAAGGAATGTGGTTCCCTCTCCACCTCTCTCCACAGACCTACTTCTTCATCCTGGCCAGCGGAGCAATAGGGTATTTCGTTACTGATAAGTTGCTTTTCCAAGCCTATATACTGCTGGGAAGCAGGGAATCGATGGTAATCATGACCCTCTCTCCGGTGGTTACCGCCATCTTTGGTTTCTTTCTGTTCGCTGAACGGTTGAACGGTATCCAGGTTCTGGGCATCCTTACCACCATACTGGGAGTATTGCTGATGGTCCTACTCGATCGAAAGCCAGTACTTGCCCAGCAGGAACAGAAGGACCGCTCCACTGGCCTGCTCTTCGCCATTCTTGCCTCAGTCTTGCAATCAGTCTCCTTTCTCATGGCTAAATTTGCAATGGACGAGACCGGTCCTGTTGCAACAAACCTTCTACGCAACATCGGGGGACTCTCCATCTTCATCATCTACAATTTCTTTTTCAAGAAGAATGGGAAAAAGCACCTGGCACTCCTGAAAAAACCTCGTCTCTTCCTTATCCTGCTTTTTGCTGCACTCGCTGGGCCAGTCTTGGGGATGACAACACAGATGAAGGCATTCACCTTGGCACCGGTGGGAATTGTTACCACGATTACCCAGATAACTCCCATACTCCTTCTCCCCTTTGACCGCTTCATCCTTCATAAGAAGCTTTCTTTGCCCAGCCTTGGGGGCACTTTCCTCTCCATAGCTGGGGTTGCAGTACTGTTTCTTGCTGCTTGA
- a CDS encoding DNA-deoxyinosine glycosylase — MLHGFPPIESPQSTVLILGTGPSVRSALKQQYYGHERNAFWPIMRDLLGGDIDHYEQKWELLLSHDIALWDVLSAFDRKGSADSAYTEVIPNDFKQFFQEHPAIERVLFNGKKAQEFYNSLVGIFPESCCFLSMPSTSPAYTLSYEEKRERWAAGLKILPAS, encoded by the coding sequence ATGTTGCACGGATTTCCCCCAATCGAAAGCCCTCAAAGTACCGTGCTTATCCTGGGCACTGGTCCCAGTGTCAGGTCTGCCTTGAAACAACAGTACTATGGCCATGAAAGAAATGCATTCTGGCCGATCATGCGGGATCTGCTTGGGGGCGATATTGATCATTACGAGCAGAAGTGGGAGCTGTTGCTCTCGCACGATATTGCCCTATGGGATGTGCTGTCAGCCTTCGATCGGAAAGGATCTGCAGATTCTGCCTATACGGAGGTAATCCCCAATGATTTCAAACAATTTTTCCAGGAACATCCTGCAATCGAGAGGGTACTGTTCAATGGGAAAAAGGCACAGGAGTTTTATAACAGTCTTGTCGGGATTTTTCCTGAATCCTGTTGTTTTCTCAGCATGCCGTCCACCAGTCCCGCATACACGCTCAGCTACGAGGAAAAACGTGAGCGATGGGCTGCAGGGCTAAAGATACTACCTGCTTCTTGA